The proteins below come from a single Chrysoperla carnea chromosome 1, inChrCarn1.1, whole genome shotgun sequence genomic window:
- the LOC123290715 gene encoding LOW QUALITY PROTEIN: tubby-related protein 4 (The sequence of the model RefSeq protein was modified relative to this genomic sequence to represent the inferred CDS: substituted 1 base at 1 genomic stop codon), whose product MHLHFERSVNAKCDCSILSLTWMGKVPDELPEDEGWKLNRTNYYQEGWLATGNVRGIVGVTFTTSHCKKNVDFPLRTNYNLRGHRSEVILVKWNEPYQKLASCDSSGIIFVWIKYEGRWSIELINDRNTPVTHFSWSHDGRMALICYQDGFVLVGSVAGQRYWSSMLNLESTITCGIWTPDDQQVYFGTTSGQIVVMDVHGAMVSQVQLSSEVGISSMAWSCEKFKMEENDDNDNSATNSSEKKFVLAVSLQNGYIFLLKTFDDVSPIQLDTGLQGTSLCMEWSNSRELLAVAGTTILPEGHKSPLTVQQPLQYNNLLKFYTDTGILVYTITIPFNQCPVSALTWGHNDKRLFMATGSQVHIAWVSRRVASLQLMCRLMVQSRLRSESQLHQLPLPARIRNLIGNLFAQTIRCCVPSPLALREFVSRPPNGSVRLHCTMIRHDDDSNLSSGTCYTLYLEYLGGLVPLLKGKRTSKIRPEFVIFDPQVEGKLXNLFEVFEFVDDPYFTNVFSLEQCSDYCECAKSSGSSQSTNGSGGSGGAIPSDSSDSDREEGCTSSPRMQRRRRRATTHKSRSRTVLGDRQLPPNETNEFEDLAYIDTLPEHVRLVEVTSNIWGTKFKIHGLASSVPANLGQVTYKTSLLHLQPRQMTLVMTELRDDIPPGPDPNFNPNLFSEDEEEVITTNDRPTFKTAHTDVAPPIAPMSPRGSRLARPKSQIPPQFLNPEQPPNVIPALARAESYEDEFPYVDLTEMVNFCEALRTNNSTTVTTTGSSNSSGISMLYCPSNTNNRNGSTSSGRHAVSPLCCEGSVPALQSPKNAVAPSDIIFDRPPAQTLLSYSTTDFSNSIQQVKSNFEHSTAQRNGVSLTLNLEKTTATFKKKLDSNSILDSKKNYAEIEPIKKPRNCDLATPSSSTSQQNIPSTTGTKHTRRTFCNKNSPSGNQIGIAASKWCTGKSDELRFIDEDSIIENMEPVRLPNAGTGMRRTMTVMASPPCSCTPNPGDAMVRSCSVGYLDLVDAQLVPCDIALAMLRKDTPKRLVLVNRKTRMKRSKQKQQIDKKENMKKSPNLGTCGKSKSLDSSDMATPTSIDIANISNLPKHKEEDPIERFKIAPPSPQTIEIIKSPSKLKEPTKLSFFTTSKTPVMRRKTQTDDRKTILESRTTPSSPIISRNRSHSETTRNSGVTTLIDSRNTTTSNEPSFIRTNSNDIPFAQKLTDSPNGRSATSLHSQALTTLENLLNRIRELDDRSTVPSSPELSTRLPRSSPASPAPSKKGKRNQSASPIRRHFMNSPLLGRRNRKNKNIESSDDEVNNASDRDEVFSGKNYKDLETFQKAQLRQKLKRGKIEPNGINCSTQSVPVRREFVMHNKAPMWNENSQVYQLDFGGRVTQESAKNFQIEFRGKQVMQFGRIDGNAYTLDFQYPFSALQAFAVALANVTQRLK is encoded by the exons GATGAAGGTTGGAAATTAAATCgtacaaattattatcaagAAGGATGGTTAGCAACAGGAAATGTTCGTGGAATTGTTGGTGTTACATTTACAACAAGtcattgcaaaaaaaatgtgGATTTTCCATTgcgaacaaattataatttacgtGGTCATCGATCTGAG GTAATATTAGTCAAATGGAATGaaccttatcaaaaattagcaTCATGTGACAGTTCTGGTATAATATTTGTTTGGATTAAATATGAGGGTCGCTGGTccattgaattaattaatgatcGTAACACTCCTGTTACTCATTTTTCGTGGTCACATGACGGTCGCATGGCACTAATATGCTATCAAGATGGATTCGTTCTTGTGGGCTCTGTCGCTGGACAACGATATTGGTCATCTATGCTTAATTTGGAATCAACAATAACATGTGGTATTTGGACACCAGATGACCAGCAAGTGTATTTTGGTACAACATCTGGTCAAATTGTTGTAATGGATGTTCATGGTGCTATGGTTTCACAAGTCCAGCTCAGCTCTGAAGTTGGCATAAGTTCGATGGCATGGtcttgtgaaaaatttaaaatggaggaaaatgatgataatgataattcTGCGACTAATTCAA gtgaaaaaaaatttgtattagcagtaagtttacaaaatggttatatatttttattaaaaacatttgacGATGTATCACCAATTCAATTGGACACTGGACTACAAGGAACGTCATTATGTATGGAATGGAGTAATTCTCGTGAGCTGTTAGCCGTTGCGGGTACAACAATTTTACCAGAAGGACATAAATCACCACTTACAGTGCAACAACcattacaatacaataatttgttaaaattttatacggATACAGGAATTTTAGTTTACACCATCACGATACCATTTAACCAGTGTCCGGTGTCTGCTTTAACATGGGGTCATAATGATAAACGGTTATTTATGGCAACAGGAAGCCAAGTACATATTGCTTGGGTTTCACGACGTGTGGCATCATTACAATTAATGTGCCGTTTAATGGTACAAAGTCGTTTACGATCTGAATCTCAATTACATCAATTACCACTGCCAGCTAGAATACGAAATTTGATTGGGAATCTTTTTGCTCAAACAATACGG TGCTGTGTACCAAGTCCGTTAGCTTTACGTGAGTTTGTATCACGGCCCCCAAATGGTTCCGTCCGATTACATTGTACAATGATCCGTCATGATGACGATTCAAATTTGTCATCTGGCACATGTTATACCCTGTACTTAGAATATCTTGGTGGGCTGGTGCCATTACTGAAGGGAAAACGTACAAGTAAAATTAGACCGGAATTTGTTATATTCGACCCTCAAGTTGAAggtaaactataaaatttatttgaagttttCGAATTTGTAGATGATCCATATTTTACTAACGTTTTTTCATTAGAACAATGTTCAGATTATTGTGAATGTGCAAAGAGTTCTGGTAGCAGTCAATCCACAAATGGTAGTGGTGGAAGTGGTGGGGCAATACCATCAGATTCATCTGATTCAGATCGAGAAGAGGGCTGTACAAGTTCACCAAGAATGCAACGTAGGCGGCGACGGGCGACAACTCATAAATCGAGATCGCGAACTGTTTTAGGTGATAGACAGCTCCCGCCTAATGAAACAAATGAATTCGAAGATTTAGCTTACATAGATACTTTACCAGAG caTGTACGTTTAGTGGAAGTAACATCAAATATTTGGggtactaaatttaaaattcatggaTTAGCAAGTTCAGTTCCGGCAAACTTAGGTCAAGTGACGTATAAAACTTCTCTTCTTCATCTTCAACCACGACAAATGACGTTAGTAATGACTGAACTTAGAGACGATATACCTCCAGGACCCGATCCCAATTTCAACCCAAACTTATTTTCGGAAGATGAGGAAGAGGTTATAACAACAAATGATCGGCCGACATTTAAAACTGCACATACAGATGTTGCACCGCCAATAGCACCTATGTCACCGCGTGGGAGTCGATTAGCACGTCCAAAGTCCCAAATACCTCCTCAATTTTTAAATCCCGAACAACCACCAAATGTGATTCCAGCATTGGCTCGGGCCGAATCGTACGAGGATGAATTCCCTTACGTGGATTTAACAGAAATGGTAAATTTTTGTGAAGCACTACGAACAAATAATTCTACAACTGTCACCACAACTGGTAGTTCAAATAGTTCAGGAATCTCGATGTTGTATTGCCCATCAAATACGAATAACCGAAATGGTTCCACATCATCGGGGCGGCATGCTGTGTCACCATTATGTTGTGAAGGTTCAGTACCAGCTTTACAATCACCGAAAAATGCAGTTGCCCCTAGTGATATTATTTTTGACCGTCCACCTGCGCAAACATTACTTTCATATTCAACAACCGACTTTTCAAATTCTATTCAACAAGTGAAATCGAATTTTGAACATTCTACAGCGCAACGGAATGGTGTTTCATTGAccttaaatttagaaaaaacgaCCGCAacgtttaaaaagaaattagatagtaattcaattttagatagtaaaaaaaattatgctgaAATAGAGCCAATTAAAAAGCCAAGAAATTGTGATTTAGCTACGCCGTCGTCATCGACATCCCAACAAAACATTCCATCAACAACAGGAACAAAACATACACGCCGAaccttttgtaataaaaatagtcCCAGCGGAAATCAAATTGGAATTGCAGCATCCAAATGGTGCACAGGAAAATCAGATGAGTTACGATTTATTGATGAAGattcaataattgaaaatatggaACCAGTTCGCTTACCTAATGCAGGAACCGGTATGCGTCGAACAATGACTGTTATGGCTTCACCCCCGTGTTCTTGTACACCAAATCCGGGTGATGCTATGGTACGCAGTTGTAGTGTTGGTTATTTAGACTTGGTTGACGCACAATTAGTACCATGTGATATAGCATTAGCTATGTTACGCAAAGATACACCGAAACGCTTAGTATTAGTTAATAGAAAAACACGTATGAAACGTTCGAAACAAAAACAGCAAAttgacaaaaaagaaaatatgaaaaaatctcCTAATTTAGGTACTTGTGGAAAATCTAAAAGTCTAGATTCCAGTGATATGGCAACGCCAACATCAATTGATATagcaaatatttctaatttaccgAAACATAAAGAAGAAGATCCCATAGAAAGGTTTAAAATAGCCCCACCTTCTCCACAAACAATCGAAATAATTAAATCGCCATCAAAACTAAAAGAACCaacaaaattgagtttttttacaACTTCCAAAACACCAGTAATGCGTCGAAAGACACAAACAGACGATCGTAAAACCATATTAGAATCACGAACAACTCCGTCAAGTCCGATTATTTCACGAAATCGTAGTCATTCTGAAACCACACGAAATAGTGGAGTTACAACATTAATTGATTCTCGAAATACCACAACTTCTAATGAACCATCATTTATACGTACAAATTCAAATGATATTCCTTTCGCCCAGAAATTAACAGATAGTCCTAACGGTCGTTCAGCTACGTCGTTGCATAGTCAAGCGTTAAccacattagaaaatttattaaatcgaaTTCGTGAACTAGACGATCGTTCAACTGTTCCATCTTCACCAGAATTATCCACACGGTTACCAAGAAGCTCGCCAGCATCACCGGCTCCATCGAAAAAAGGAAAACGGAATCAATCGGCATCACCGATACGTCGACATTTTATGAATTCACCGTTATTAGGTAGACGTAaccgtaaaaataaaaatattgaaagttcTGACGATGAAGTGAACAATGCATCTGATCGTGATGAAGTATTTAGTgggaaaaattataaagatttaGAAACATTTCAAAAAGCACAACTTAGGCAAAAG ttaaaaCGTGGAAAAATTGAACCAAATGGTATTAATTGTTCAACACAGTCAGTACCCGTACGACGAGAATTTGTTATGCATAACAAAGCTCCAATGTGGAATGAAAATAGTCAAGTATACCAATTAGATTTTGGTGGGCGAGTTACACAAGAAtctgcaaaaaattttcaaattgaatttcgTGGAAAACAG GTGATGCAATTTGGAAGAATTGATGGAAATGCGTACACCTTAGATTTTCAATATCCATTTTCAGCTTTACAAGCTTTTGCCGTTGCTTTAGCCAACGTCACacaaagattaaaataa